From one Methylovirgula sp. HY1 genomic stretch:
- a CDS encoding ATP-binding protein, translating into MPQSQRIVLERRVFNQWAADQTREDYALRLTAASARKSTFRVANTALGAISFLACEAIGGSITLSYGFTNVALAILVAGVLSFVLSLPIAYHAARAGVDVDLLTRGAGFGYLGSTITSLIYASFTFVLFAIEASIMSVALQMVFGIPLAIAHLFSALVVIPIAAYGIRSISRLQLATQPIWLVLQLAPIAYLAIRGHAELADWTNFHGSMGSKDGSVDLLLFGAAVSILLSLLPQIGEQVDYLRFLPVKTRQNRWRWWFALISTGPGWVLMGSFKLFAGSFLAYLALQHGIPGDRAAQPAELYHLVFLEIFHSPTLALALTGLFVVTCQLKINVTNAYAGSIAWSNFFSRLTHSHPGRVVWLVFNVLLALLLMEIGVFHTIASILGLYANFAVGWLGAVTADLMINKPLRLSPPLIEFKRAHLYDINPVGTGAMGLSVLVSTIAFLGLFGPVFQALSAFIGLAVAFVTAPLIAWATSGRYYIARQSHELAPGSSLTCAICQNPYEREDMAFCSAYDAPICSLCCTLETRCRDQCKTGSRVGEQLTALFARILPPRIAIFSTVRLGQFAGLFVLFIGVVAGFFALIYAEYAGAMPMAQRHIVGTTLWIVFLIFFILSGIAAWLLVLANASRRTAEREAEHQTVTLMQEIEARERSDAALKKAKEVAESANFAKSRYIVGLSHEFRTPLNSIFGYAQLLEHQPEMPRDNPVRVIRRSAEHLANLVDGLMDISRIETGTLHLNRDKFNLSDLLDQMADMFRLQAAARGIEFRYTRDERLPRYVMTDEKRLRQILINLLSNAIKYTEHGHAAFTVRARNHLAEFEVSDSGMGIEPQDLDKIFEPFERGRMARARAMPGTGLGLTITKLLVEVMGGQITVESTPGAGSRFVVRLLLFAAQPELLEDKTLQHICGYLGQRICVLLVDDNPSHLDLVRQALTPLGFSVFTAQDGHGALSLAADCKPAIALLDISMPGMTGWDVAAALRQEIPTIKIMMVSANAHDDQFDREGTLCDAFLLKPFNLHRLLAQMQGLCDLEWIYAAPQRANPDPAPAAKDLPESAGRHIAELLHLGEIGYVRGIHAKLTEIESESPAYARLVATVRLHIQNFQFDAYASFLKDHLREHG; encoded by the coding sequence ATGCCACAGTCGCAACGAATTGTGCTTGAACGGCGCGTTTTCAATCAATGGGCCGCCGATCAGACGCGTGAAGATTACGCACTGCGTTTGACTGCGGCAAGCGCCCGTAAAAGCACATTTCGCGTCGCCAATACCGCGCTCGGTGCGATCTCGTTCCTCGCTTGCGAGGCGATCGGCGGATCGATCACCTTAAGCTATGGATTTACCAACGTCGCTTTGGCGATCTTGGTGGCTGGCGTGCTGAGCTTCGTCCTCAGCCTGCCGATCGCCTATCATGCGGCGCGGGCCGGGGTCGACGTCGATCTTCTCACGCGCGGCGCCGGCTTCGGCTATCTCGGTTCGACCATCACTTCGCTCATCTATGCCTCTTTCACTTTCGTGCTGTTTGCGATCGAAGCGAGCATCATGTCGGTCGCGCTGCAAATGGTCTTCGGCATTCCGCTGGCGATCGCACATCTTTTCAGCGCGCTCGTGGTGATCCCCATCGCCGCTTACGGCATTCGCTCCATCAGCCGCCTGCAGCTTGCGACGCAGCCGATCTGGCTGGTGCTGCAACTCGCGCCGATTGCCTATCTCGCGATCCGCGGACATGCCGAGCTCGCCGATTGGACGAATTTCCATGGCAGCATGGGCAGCAAGGATGGATCGGTCGATCTCTTATTGTTTGGCGCGGCCGTCTCGATTCTGCTGTCGCTGCTCCCGCAAATCGGCGAGCAGGTCGATTATCTTCGCTTTCTGCCGGTCAAAACGCGGCAAAACCGCTGGCGCTGGTGGTTTGCCCTGATCTCGACCGGGCCAGGCTGGGTGCTGATGGGCAGCTTCAAATTGTTTGCCGGCTCATTCCTCGCCTATCTCGCACTCCAGCACGGCATTCCGGGCGATCGCGCCGCACAGCCGGCCGAACTCTACCATCTCGTCTTCCTTGAGATTTTCCACTCGCCCACACTCGCCTTGGCATTGACCGGCCTCTTCGTCGTGACCTGCCAGCTCAAGATCAATGTGACCAATGCCTATGCCGGCTCGATCGCTTGGTCGAATTTCTTTTCGCGCCTCACCCACAGCCATCCCGGCCGTGTGGTTTGGCTGGTGTTCAACGTGCTGCTGGCGCTCCTCCTCATGGAGATCGGCGTCTTTCACACCATCGCCAGCATTTTGGGTCTCTACGCAAATTTCGCCGTCGGCTGGCTCGGCGCCGTGACGGCAGATCTGATGATCAACAAGCCGCTTCGCCTGTCGCCGCCGCTGATCGAGTTCAAACGCGCCCATCTCTATGACATCAACCCGGTCGGTACCGGCGCCATGGGCCTCTCCGTGCTGGTTTCGACCATCGCCTTTCTCGGCCTGTTCGGTCCGGTCTTTCAGGCGCTCAGCGCTTTCATCGGCCTTGCCGTCGCTTTCGTCACGGCGCCGTTGATCGCCTGGGCGACCAGCGGCCGCTATTACATCGCGCGCCAATCTCATGAGCTGGCGCCGGGCAGCAGCCTGACCTGCGCGATCTGTCAAAATCCGTATGAACGCGAGGACATGGCTTTCTGCAGCGCCTACGATGCGCCGATCTGCTCACTCTGCTGCACGCTGGAGACACGCTGCCGCGATCAGTGCAAGACGGGTAGCCGCGTCGGCGAGCAATTGACGGCTCTCTTCGCTCGCATCTTGCCGCCGCGGATCGCCATCTTTTCGACCGTCAGGCTTGGTCAGTTTGCCGGCCTCTTTGTGCTTTTCATCGGCGTGGTGGCAGGGTTTTTCGCGCTGATCTATGCCGAATATGCGGGCGCCATGCCGATGGCGCAGCGCCATATCGTCGGTACGACACTGTGGATCGTCTTCCTCATCTTTTTCATCCTCTCCGGAATCGCCGCCTGGCTGCTGGTGCTGGCCAATGCCAGCCGCCGCACAGCGGAGCGGGAGGCCGAGCACCAAACCGTCACCCTGATGCAGGAAATCGAGGCGCGTGAGCGTTCCGACGCCGCCCTGAAAAAGGCCAAGGAGGTCGCCGAATCCGCCAATTTCGCGAAAAGTCGCTACATTGTTGGGCTCAGCCATGAATTTCGCACGCCGCTCAATTCGATCTTCGGCTATGCGCAATTGCTTGAGCATCAGCCTGAGATGCCGCGCGACAATCCTGTCCGCGTGATCCGGCGCAGCGCCGAGCATCTCGCCAATCTGGTCGATGGCCTGATGGATATCTCGCGCATCGAAACTGGAACGCTTCATCTCAATCGAGACAAATTCAATCTTTCCGACCTGCTCGATCAGATGGCGGACATGTTCCGCCTGCAAGCCGCCGCACGCGGGATTGAATTCCGTTACACCCGCGACGAGCGCCTGCCACGCTATGTCATGACAGACGAAAAGCGGCTGCGCCAAATTCTCATCAATCTGCTTTCGAACGCCATCAAATACACAGAGCACGGACACGCCGCCTTCACAGTGCGCGCCCGCAACCATCTTGCCGAGTTCGAAGTCTCGGACAGCGGCATGGGCATTGAGCCCCAGGATCTCGACAAGATCTTCGAGCCGTTCGAACGTGGCCGCATGGCGCGCGCCCGCGCCATGCCCGGCACGGGCCTTGGGCTCACCATCACGAAGCTCCTGGTCGAAGTCATGGGCGGCCAGATCACGGTCGAAAGCACGCCAGGTGCGGGAAGCCGCTTCGTGGTGCGGCTGTTGCTTTTCGCCGCCCAGCCGGAGCTGTTGGAAGACAAGACGTTGCAACACATTTGCGGCTATCTGGGCCAAAGGATCTGTGTGCTTCTCGTCGACGACAATCCGAGCCATCTCGATCTTGTCCGCCAAGCGCTGACGCCGCTCGGCTTTTCGGTCTTCACCGCGCAAGACGGCCACGGCGCCCTGAGTCTGGCGGCCGATTGCAAACCCGCCATCGCGCTCCTCGACATTTCGATGCCCGGCATGACCGGCTGGGACGTCGCTGCCGCACTGCGCCAAGAGATCCCGACCATCAAGATCATGATGGTCTCGGCCAATGCGCACGACGATCAGTTCGACCGCGAGGGCACTTTGTGCGACGCGTTTCTGCTGAAGCCCTTCAACCTGCATCGCCTGCTTGCACAGATGCAAGGGCTGTGCGACCTGGAATGGATTTACGCCGCACCGCAGCGCGCCAACCCTGACCCCGCGCCCGCCGCCAAGGATCTCCCCGAAAGCG
- a CDS encoding MerR family transcriptional regulator → MDKQYSISDFARRISRSASTVRPWERSGLLKSKRLASGHRYFDEGDVRWILGKADRKRLTVVYCWVSSHGQKDDLQAQIT, encoded by the coding sequence ATTGACAAGCAATACAGCATCAGTGATTTCGCTCGGCGGATAAGCCGCTCGGCTTCGACGGTTCGCCCTTGGGAGCGCAGCGGCCTCCTCAAGAGCAAACGCCTTGCTTCTGGGCATCGCTATTTCGACGAGGGTGATGTTCGCTGGATTCTTGGCAAAGCGGATCGGAAACGCCTGACTGTCGTTTATTGCTGGGTATCCAGCCACGGGCAGAAAGATGATCTTCAAGCACAAATCACATGA
- the ureG gene encoding urease accessory protein UreG, protein MTPTGPLRIGIGGPVGSGKTALMDALCRNFRDRYEIAAITNDIYTKEDAEFLTRAASLAPERIMGVETGGCPHTAIREDASLNLAAIDVMRRRFPDLDVVLIESGGDNLAATYSPELADLTIYVIDVSAGDKIPRKGGPGITRSDLLVINKIDLAPYVGADLDVMERDARRMRGERPFLFTSIRHTGAKEVAAFIEMMGGLEPKQKAI, encoded by the coding sequence ATGACCCCCACAGGACCTTTGCGCATCGGCATCGGCGGCCCCGTCGGTTCCGGCAAGACGGCGCTGATGGATGCGCTCTGCCGCAACTTCCGCGACCGCTACGAGATCGCCGCCATCACCAACGACATCTATACGAAAGAGGATGCCGAATTCCTGACCCGCGCGGCCTCGCTGGCGCCGGAACGGATCATGGGTGTCGAAACCGGCGGCTGTCCGCACACGGCGATCCGCGAGGACGCCTCGCTCAATCTCGCAGCGATTGATGTGATGCGGCGGCGCTTTCCCGATCTCGACGTCGTTTTGATCGAATCCGGCGGCGACAATCTTGCCGCTACATATAGTCCAGAACTCGCCGATCTCACCATCTATGTCATAGATGTCTCGGCCGGCGACAAGATCCCGCGCAAGGGTGGCCCCGGCATCACGCGCTCCGATCTCCTGGTCATCAATAAGATCGACCTCGCGCCCTATGTCGGTGCCGATCTCGACGTGATGGAGCGCGATGCGCGGCGCATGCGCGGCGAGCGACCGTTTCTGTTCACCTCGATCCGGCACACCGGCGCCAAGGAGGTTGCCGCCTTCATTGAAATGATGGGTGGCCTCGAGCCGAAGCAAAAGGCTATATGA